A region from the Kiritimatiellia bacterium genome encodes:
- a CDS encoding YebC/PmpR family DNA-binding transcriptional regulator, with amino-acid sequence MSGHSKWATIKHKKAATDAKRGKIFSKLAREIMVAARQGGGDPATNITLRSLVQKAKSVNMPAENVERAIKKGTGELDAGQQYEEVIYEAFGPGGVGIIVQVLTDNRNRSAAEVRHVFSRHNISLGAQGSVARGFRRRGVIRVPADKVAEDRLLEIALEAGADDMERDDGQFVITTEPAAFQRVTEAIVAAGIPVEQSEVTLLPDLWVTVSDPAVAREIVKLVDALEDLDDVQNVYTNLDVDEAVLREVT; translated from the coding sequence ATGAGTGGTCACAGCAAGTGGGCGACGATCAAACACAAGAAAGCCGCCACCGACGCGAAGCGCGGGAAGATTTTCAGCAAACTCGCGCGAGAAATCATGGTCGCCGCGCGCCAGGGTGGAGGCGATCCGGCCACCAACATCACGCTGCGCTCGCTCGTCCAAAAGGCGAAAAGTGTGAACATGCCGGCGGAGAACGTCGAGCGGGCGATCAAGAAAGGAACCGGCGAGCTGGATGCGGGTCAGCAGTACGAGGAAGTCATCTACGAAGCGTTCGGTCCCGGCGGCGTCGGCATCATCGTGCAGGTACTCACCGACAACCGCAACCGCTCCGCCGCGGAAGTCCGCCATGTCTTTTCGCGCCACAACATCAGCCTTGGTGCACAGGGTAGCGTCGCGCGCGGCTTTCGCCGGCGGGGCGTGATCCGCGTGCCGGCGGACAAGGTCGCGGAGGACCGGCTGCTCGAAATCGCGCTGGAGGCCGGCGCCGACGATATGGAGCGCGATGATGGCCAGTTCGTCATCACAACCGAACCCGCTGCGTTCCAGCGCGTCACGGAAGCCATCGTCGCCGCCGGTATTCCGGTGGAGCAGTCGGAGGTGACCCTGCTGCCGGACCTCTGGGTCACGGTGTCGGATCCCGCCGTCGCGCGGGAAATCGTCAAGCTGGTGGACGCGCTCGAGGACCTGGACGACGTGCAGAACGTTTACACCAACCTCGATGTAGACGAGGCGGTGCTGAGGGAGGTCACCTGA
- the ruvC gene encoding crossover junction endodeoxyribonuclease RuvC: protein MAGRADSAGILGLDTALRCSGYAVIRRAGAGWEAVELGRIHNPAGRPVAIALLHLHAELSDLLRRHAPAAVAIEGVFHARNARTLLALGQARGAVLVACAAAGIPVFEYSPREVKRGVTGHGQADKSQVARMVQAMLGLPAPPPPDEADAAAIALCHAHATGARALGLVRRLDAAHNGDPPP, encoded by the coding sequence GTGGCTGGCCGCGCCGATTCGGCGGGTATCCTCGGACTCGACACCGCGCTGCGCTGCAGCGGCTACGCGGTGATCCGCCGCGCGGGCGCGGGGTGGGAGGCGGTGGAGCTGGGGCGAATCCATAACCCCGCCGGCCGCCCTGTCGCCATTGCGCTGCTCCACCTGCACGCAGAACTCAGCGACCTGCTCCGCCGGCACGCCCCCGCCGCGGTTGCCATCGAAGGCGTCTTTCACGCCCGGAACGCCCGCACGCTTTTGGCGCTCGGCCAAGCCCGCGGCGCCGTCCTCGTCGCTTGCGCGGCGGCCGGCATACCGGTTTTCGAATATTCACCGCGCGAAGTGAAGCGTGGCGTGACCGGCCACGGCCAGGCCGACAAATCGCAAGTTGCCCGCATGGTGCAGGCGATGCTCGGGTTGCCCGCCCCGCCCCCGCCGGACGAGGCGGACGCCGCCGCGATCGCGCTCTGTCACGCCCACGCCACCGGCGCTCGCGCGCTGGGCCTCGTGCGGCGGCTCGATGCGGCTCACAACGGAGACCCCCCGCCATGA
- the folD gene encoding bifunctional methylenetetrahydrofolate dehydrogenase/methenyltetrahydrofolate cyclohydrolase FolD: MTARLLDGRAVAAQIRDELRPRIAALAAAAGRPPGLAVVRVGDDPASQSYVAAKRRACSELGLVSIECHLPATASRADILAAVERFNEDPTVDGILVQLPLPDPSIEADVIEAIRPDKDVDGFHPLNVGRMLLGLRAFLPCTPHGIVQLLRRSGIATPGAHVVVIGRSHIVGRPLAHLLSRKGPDADATVTLCHTRTRDLAAHTRQADIVVAAAGRPGTVRGDMIREGAVVVDVGVNRLPDPTRASGYRLVGDVDFESVAPRAAAITPVPGGVGPMTIAMLLANTVAAAEWRGAAR; encoded by the coding sequence ATGACCGCCCGCCTCCTCGACGGGCGCGCGGTGGCCGCCCAGATTCGGGACGAACTGCGCCCCCGTATCGCCGCGCTGGCCGCCGCCGCGGGCCGACCGCCCGGCCTGGCGGTGGTCCGGGTCGGCGACGATCCCGCCTCTCAGTCCTACGTCGCCGCAAAACGCCGCGCCTGCTCGGAGCTCGGCCTGGTCTCCATCGAATGCCACCTGCCCGCAACCGCGAGCCGCGCGGACATCCTCGCCGCGGTGGAGCGCTTCAACGAGGACCCCACCGTCGATGGCATCCTGGTCCAGTTGCCGCTGCCCGACCCTTCCATCGAGGCGGATGTGATTGAGGCGATCCGGCCAGACAAGGACGTGGACGGGTTCCACCCTCTCAACGTCGGCCGGATGCTGCTGGGGCTGCGCGCGTTCCTGCCCTGCACCCCGCACGGCATCGTGCAGCTGCTGCGCAGGTCCGGCATTGCAACGCCCGGTGCCCACGTGGTCGTGATCGGCCGAAGCCACATCGTGGGCCGGCCGCTGGCGCACCTGCTCAGCCGCAAGGGGCCCGACGCAGACGCCACGGTGACGCTCTGCCACACCCGTACGAGGGACCTCGCCGCACACACCCGCCAGGCCGACATCGTCGTGGCCGCCGCAGGCCGCCCCGGCACGGTCCGCGGTGACATGATCCGCGAGGGGGCCGTCGTCGTGGACGTCGGCGTCAACCGCTTGCCCGATCCAACGCGGGCCTCCGGCTACCGTCTCGTCGGCGACGTGGACTTTGAGTCTGTCGCCCCACGCGCCGCCGCAATCACCCCCGTGCCCGGCGGCGTGGGTCCGATGACGATCGCGATGCTGCTGGCCAACACCGTCGCCGCTGCGGAATGGCGTGGCGCCGCGCGATGA
- a CDS encoding LptF/LptG family permease, whose translation MSILNRYVGIGYLVHLVGALVVFSVVMAIGSVVQAIDLVARGASAPVLARYMALNVPYILQYTLPMSVMTATLLQFTRLSLDGEITAMKACGLSLWQIASPVLLVATLVAALAMVVTQWVSPRSRLAQRVLLTQLAGEDPLQLIESGRWIRDFPGLLVYVGGRNGTHLTDIVIHQLDAANAVRLSIRARKGVVELSPEPPARLILDLYQVRMEEPDRRDPLNPLRARVMFAEHNRQTVDIAQLTRRSGVKRKISDFTGPELLAMIAGADAEPPLPEVVRRDQQARVLIEMNGRLAMSFSCLAMALVGIPLGLRSRRRESSVGVIVSLAVVFTFYFFLMMGRSMAGRPQLYPELWAWIPVVVAEAAGLWLIERSN comes from the coding sequence ATGAGTATCCTGAACCGCTACGTCGGGATCGGCTACCTCGTCCATCTGGTCGGCGCACTGGTGGTGTTCTCGGTGGTGATGGCGATCGGCTCGGTGGTGCAGGCGATCGATTTGGTCGCGCGCGGCGCCTCCGCGCCCGTGCTCGCCCGCTACATGGCGCTGAACGTGCCCTACATCCTCCAGTACACGCTGCCAATGAGCGTGATGACCGCGACGCTGCTGCAGTTCACGCGGCTCTCCCTCGACGGCGAAATCACCGCGATGAAGGCCTGTGGGCTCAGCCTCTGGCAGATCGCCTCGCCGGTGCTGCTGGTGGCGACGCTGGTCGCCGCTCTCGCGATGGTCGTCACGCAGTGGGTCTCCCCCCGCAGTCGGCTCGCGCAGCGGGTGCTGCTGACGCAGCTGGCCGGGGAGGATCCGCTGCAGCTCATCGAGTCCGGCCGCTGGATCCGCGACTTCCCCGGTCTGCTCGTCTATGTCGGCGGGCGCAACGGGACGCACCTCACGGACATTGTGATCCATCAACTCGACGCGGCGAATGCGGTGCGGCTCTCCATCCGCGCCCGCAAAGGCGTCGTGGAGCTGTCGCCGGAACCGCCGGCGCGCCTGATCCTGGACCTCTACCAGGTCCGGATGGAGGAACCCGACCGCCGCGACCCTCTCAACCCCCTCCGCGCACGGGTAATGTTCGCGGAGCACAACCGTCAGACCGTGGACATCGCACAGCTCACGCGGCGATCCGGCGTGAAGCGGAAAATCTCCGACTTCACCGGCCCGGAACTCCTCGCGATGATCGCCGGCGCCGACGCAGAGCCGCCCCTCCCCGAGGTCGTGCGCCGGGACCAGCAGGCGCGTGTGCTGATCGAGATGAACGGTCGTCTCGCGATGTCCTTCTCGTGCCTCGCGATGGCGCTGGTCGGCATACCACTGGGGCTGAGATCGCGCCGCCGAGAATCCTCCGTGGGCGTGATCGTGAGCCTCGCGGTGGTCTTTACGTTCTATTTTTTTCTGATGATGGGGCGCTCGATGGCCGGCCGACCGCAGCTCTACCCCGAACTGTGGGCGTGGATCCCTGTGGTCGTCGCCGAAGCTGCCGGCCTATGGCTGATCGAGCGGTCAAACTGA
- the surE gene encoding 5'/3'-nucleotidase SurE: MADRAVKLMSDGRPRILVTNDDGIHAPGIRELARALRPLGRVTIVAPDTERSAVGHAITLSDPIKMRAVRDDGRLVGYAVGGTPADSVKLAVCALLRRRPDLVVSGINLGPNAGIAVLYSGTVSAATEGTLLHIPSLAISLNTFDQPQWATAARAAAELANGLLRHPLPRGVLLNVNVPNLPWEQIRGYAPARMARSRFVEVFHRRRDPRGNLYFWMDGYLETDGPREGTDLKLLADGWITLTPVHFDLTHHRALTHLRRWCGRLNRSRH, from the coding sequence ATGGCTGATCGAGCGGTCAAACTGATGAGCGACGGCCGCCCCCGGATCCTGGTCACGAACGACGACGGCATTCACGCGCCGGGCATCCGCGAGCTCGCGCGGGCGCTGCGGCCGCTGGGTCGAGTCACCATCGTTGCGCCCGACACCGAACGCAGCGCGGTGGGCCATGCAATCACGCTCTCCGACCCGATCAAAATGCGCGCGGTGCGTGACGATGGTCGCCTGGTCGGCTACGCGGTGGGCGGAACACCCGCCGACTCGGTGAAACTGGCGGTTTGCGCGCTGTTGCGCCGGCGGCCGGATCTGGTCGTCAGTGGGATCAATCTGGGCCCGAACGCCGGCATCGCGGTGCTCTACTCCGGTACCGTCTCCGCCGCCACCGAAGGCACCCTCCTCCACATCCCCAGCCTCGCGATCTCGCTGAACACGTTCGACCAGCCGCAGTGGGCGACCGCCGCCCGCGCGGCGGCCGAGCTCGCCAACGGCCTGCTGCGCCATCCGCTGCCGCGGGGCGTGCTGCTCAACGTGAACGTGCCGAACCTGCCGTGGGAGCAGATCCGCGGCTACGCACCGGCCCGCATGGCTCGCTCACGCTTCGTCGAGGTTTTTCACCGGCGCCGGGACCCGCGCGGCAACCTCTACTTCTGGATGGACGGCTATCTCGAAACCGACGGGCCGCGCGAGGGCACTGACCTGAAGCTGCTGGCGGACGGTTGGATCACGCTCACACCGGTGCACTTCGACCTCACCCACCACCGGGCGCTCACCCACCTCCGGCGCTGGTGCGGTCGGCTCAACCGGTCGCGCCACTGA
- a CDS encoding DUF1844 domain-containing protein, whose amino-acid sequence MSPDREPEPTPFISLLGILATHAMTALGAGGPNERNEVYVDLEFASHLIEILHDLDEKTRGRRTPEEDAAIAETISGLQLSFVRVSDLAVRAQRGGAPADAPAAPAASVTAGATPPTPAGAEPTAPPPVDEEKDRPPRFQKKYG is encoded by the coding sequence ATGAGCCCCGACCGTGAGCCGGAACCGACGCCGTTCATCAGCCTGCTGGGCATTCTGGCGACGCACGCGATGACCGCGCTCGGGGCGGGCGGCCCTAACGAGCGCAACGAGGTGTATGTGGACCTCGAGTTCGCATCGCATTTGATCGAGATCCTGCATGATCTGGATGAAAAGACGCGGGGGCGGCGCACGCCGGAGGAGGACGCCGCGATCGCGGAGACGATATCGGGTTTGCAGCTGAGCTTCGTGCGGGTCTCTGACCTTGCGGTTCGGGCGCAGCGGGGCGGTGCGCCGGCCGACGCGCCGGCGGCGCCGGCGGCCAGTGTGACGGCCGGCGCGACCCCCCCGACGCCGGCTGGCGCCGAACCCACGGCCCCGCCGCCAGTCGATGAGGAGAAAGATCGTCCGCCGCGCTTTCAGAAAAAGTACGGCTGA